The Podospora pseudopauciseta strain CBS 411.78 chromosome 2 map unlocalized CBS411.78m_2, whole genome shotgun sequence genome has a window encoding:
- the GCV3 gene encoding glycine cleavage system H-protein subunit (BUSCO:EOG09264SUZ; COG:E; EggNog:ENOG503P4M7): MASIARCLRAARPSAFAVVRSSASRTVAARPFSVTASNEIRKYTKEHEWIDLAADKKTGVIGISEYAAKALGDLVYVELPEEGRTVNKGDAIGAVESVKSAADINAPVSCKITQINLVLEEKPGNLNQVPEDDSHGGGWIAKVQVDEQGLQDFETLMDSEQYNEFTANEDH, encoded by the exons ATGGCCTCCATTGCCCGGTGCCTAAGGGCTGCCCGCCCATCAGCCTTCGCTGTCGTGAGGAGCTCTGCTTCCCGCACCGTTGCTGCCCGCCCATTTTCCGTCACCGCATCCA ACGAGATCAGGAAATACACCAAGGAGCACGAATGGATTGACCTCGCCGCCGACAAGAAGACCGGCGTCATCGGCATCAGCGAGTACGCCGCCAAGGCCCTCGGTGACCTCGTCTACGTCGAGCTCCCAGAGGAGGGCCGGACCGTCAACAAGGGCGACGCTATCGGTGCCGTCGAGTCGGTCAAGAGTGCCGCCGACATCAACGCCCCCGTGAGCTGCAAGATCACCCAGATCAACCTCGTGCTCGAGGAGAAGCCTGGCAACCTCAACCAGGTCCCTGAGGATGACTCccacggcggcggctggATCGCCAAGGTCCAGGTTGACGAGCAGGGCCTCCAGGACTTTGAGACCCTGATGGACTCTGAGCAGTACAACGAGTTTACTGCCAACGAGGACCACTAA
- the HEM3_1 gene encoding porphobilinogen deaminase (EggNog:ENOG503NU7D; BUSCO:EOG09262YP5; COG:H), producing MTEEYTVKIGTRRSALALAQTDLVIAALSKAAGPSVKFEVHSMATMGDRDKTTPLPSLGKGLWTSELEAKLVNKEVDVIVHSLKDMPTSLPEGCVLGAVTQREDARDVVVFPRRQGGEYKALKDLPEGSVVGTSSVRRAAQLKRSYKGLVFRDVRGNIDTRLAKCDDENGGYDAIILAAAGLLRLGYDERIGQYLESSTEGGGLLHAVGQGALGLEIREGDEKIAKLIKAAVDEDTMMAAFAERSVMRTLEGGCSVPIGVETKWVEDEGEKKLRLKVAVVSLDGKKAVDGERTEKIANLEEAEALGKSLAEKLAREGAQEILDAINKLRESAPGALKVSDA from the coding sequence ATGACCGAAGAATACACCGTCAAAATCGGCACCCGCCGCTCGGCCCTCGCGCTGGCCCAGACCGACCTCGTCATCGCCGCGCTCTCAAAGGCGGCCGGTCCGTCGGTCAAGTTTGAGGTTCACTCCATGGCTACCATGGGGGACAGGGACAAGACTACCCCTTTGCCGTCGCTGGGGAAGGGGTTATGGACTAGTGAATTGGAGGCGAAGCTGGTGAACAAGGAGGTGGATGTTATTGTGCACTCGCTCAAGGACATGCCGACGAGCCTGCCGGAGGGGTGTGTTCTCGGGGCGGTTAcgcagagggaggatgcgagggatgtggttgtttttCCGAGGCGTCAGGGGGGGGAATATAAGGCGCTGAAGGACCTTCCTGAGgggtcggtggtggggacTAGCAgtgtgaggagggcggcgcAGCTCAAGAGGAGCTATAAGGGGTTGGTTTTTAGGGATGTGAGGGGGAACATTGATACTAGGTTGGCAAAgtgtgatgatgagaatgggGGGTATGATGCTATTattttggcggcggcggggttgttgaggttggggtatGATGAGAGGATTGGGCAGTATCTGGAGAGCTCgacggagggaggggggttgttgcaTGCTGTGGGCCAGGgggcgttggggttggagattagggagggggatgagaagATTGCCAAGTTGATCAAAGCTGCGGTGGATGAGGATACTATGATGGCAGCTTTTGCGGAGAGAAGTGTGATGAGGACGTTGGAGGGCGGGTGCTCGGTGCCGATTGGGGTTGAGACGAAGtgggttgaggatgagggggagaaaAAGCTGAGGTTGAAGGTTGCGGTTGTCAGTCTGGATGGCAAAAAGGCtgtggatggggagaggacAGAGAAGATTGCGAatttggaggaggccgaggctcTTGGGAAGAGCTTGGCTGAGAAGCTGGCCAGGGAGGGTGCTCAGGAGATTCTTGATGCTATCAACAAGCTTCGTGAATCGGCGCCGGGTGCGCTCAAGGTCAGCGATGCTTAG
- the HEM3_2 gene encoding porphobilinogen deaminase (EggNog:ENOG50KOG2892; COG:H), giving the protein MAHHCHTPIHRHPTNTWQAGLCEPGKGGLCPRSCFIGFDQFGRNNYRLNRAAHNDDPLDMKKYKGCNEKCWNCCLLCTFTLSIGSGVYVGKQTHHIRKTYGIQGKYSDDIAQGIFCQPCSLIRNELEVKKREELRDRVIMMQQTGPVPIGEGPEGFRALYTMAPVMQGYRAEPRMSASHSHVDEERGENGQREVALFPREQLPEIPNVGSPLDPFARRNEALTPITERDSTEEGGRCRGGENEEGELGFWLQKGRDEKGERFCACESKKGRKGKRGKRGGSTLPGKGHAVCGNCGEKKKVIVLPVEEGLEQATQLVQQATNILAGMDRNSPNRGVVQIQAGEVFVSEPETPARLRRATVTDHGISADVEVPHSNHSSRNHSLSIDIRVPDRRESVQRHSPGQDPKVVQLVFDPRDHLIEADIRVQEIAARAREHSFSLDPKVGVREERPRGHSLREDEIVDVNLEEAAEVERVEGEHGLKEDVKVGDKGLDLKEHGLGGDQRVDSPVHKAREHTISRDSWVPTPTSRAFAHGIHLDEKVPVPELQRLNVEHDLSQDRKVLTPSPGREYQQHDLRADLQVKSPAPSPVRGHEMGHDVRVMESWADKLRVKEHMIGEDERVASPAPGKRRAPEHLLAEDAKVGQRAHQLLEHFLEDDRKTIRGSSRGSNRKENGNGK; this is encoded by the exons ATGGCTCACCACTGCCACACCCccatccaccgccacccaaccaacacctGGCAAGCCGGCCTCTGCGAACCAGGCAAAGGCGGCCTCTGCCCCCGCTCCTGCTTCATCGGCTTTGACCAGTTCGGCAGAAACAACTACCGCCTCAACCGCGCAGCCCACAATGACGACCCCCTCGACATGAAGAAATACAAAGGCTGCAACGAGAAATGCTGGAACTGCTGCCTCCTCTGCACCTTCACCCTCA GCATCGGCAGCGGAGTCTACGTAGGCAAACAAACCCACCACATCCGCAAAACCTACGGCATCCAAGGCAAATACTCTGACGACATTGCCCAAGGCATCTTTTGCCAGCCGTGCTCGCTGATCAGGAATGAGTTGGAGGtcaagaagagggaggagctgagggatAGGGTTATTATGATGCAGCAGACTGGGCCGGTGCCGATTGGGGAGGGGCCGGAGGGGTTTAGAGCTTTGTATACCATGGCACCGGTTATGCAAGGGTATAGGGCTGAGCCGAGGATGAGTGCTTCTCATTCTCATGTTGAtgaagagaggggggagaacgggcagagggaggtggcgCTTTTTCCGAGGGAGCAGTTGCCTGAGATTCCGAATGTGGGGAGTCCGTTGGATCCGTTTGCGAGGAGGAATGAGGCTTTGACGCCAATAACTGAGAGGGATAGtacggaggagggggggagatgtagagggggggagaatgaggagggggagttggggttttggttgcagaaggggagggatgagaagggggagaggttttGTGCTTGTGAGtcgaagaaggggaggaagggaaagagggggaagaggggggggtcGACGCTGCCTGGGAAGGGTCATGCTGTCTGTGGTAATTgtggggagaagaaaaaggtgaTTGTTTTGCCGGTGGAAGAGGGGCTCGAGCAGGCGACACAGCTGGTTCAACAGGCTACGAATATTTTGGCGGGGATGGACAGGAACTCACCTAACCGGGGGGTGGTGCAGATTCAGGCCGGGGAGGTGTTTGTTTCTGAACCGGAGACGccggcgaggttgaggagggctACTGTGACGGATCATGGCATCAGTGCTGATGTTGAGGTTCCTCATAGTAATCACTCGTCGAGGAATCACAGTCTTAGTATTGACATTCGGGTGCCAGATCGGAGGGAGAGTGTCCAGAGGCATTCTCCTGGGCAGGATCCGAAGGTTGTGCAGTTGGTATTTGATCCGAGGGATCATCTCATTGAGGCTGATATCAGGGTTCAGGAGATTGCTGCTCGGGCTCGGGAGCACAGTTTTAGTCTTGATCCTAAGGTTGGGGTACGGGAGGAGAGGCCGAGAGGGCATAgtttgagggaggatgaGATTGTTGATGTTaatttggaggaggcggccgAGGTTGAGAGGGTAGAGGGAGAGCATGGTTTGAAGGAGGATGTCAAGGTTGGTGATAAGGGGTTGGATCTGAAGGAGCATGGGCTTGGAGGGGACCAGAGGGTTGATTCACCGGTTCACAAAGCCAGGGAGCACACCATTTCCAGAGACAGCTGGGTGCCGACTCCGACTTCGAGGGCTTTTGCTCATGGGATTCATCTTGACGAGAAGGTGCCTGTGCCAGAGCTGCAGAGGCTGAATGTCGAGCATGATCTGAGTCAGGATCGGAAGGTTTTGACACCGAGCCCGGGGCGGGAGTATCAACAGCATGATTTACGTGCCGATCTGCAGGTCAAGAGTCCTGCGCCTTCTCCAGTGAGGGGGCACGAGATGGGGCATGATGTGCGGGTTATGGAGAGTTGGGCTGATAagttgagggtgaaggagcatatgattggggaggatgagagggttgcttctcctgcccctgggaagaggagggcgccGGAGCATTTGCTGGCGGAGGATGCCAAAGTGGGCCAGAGGGCGCATCAGTTGTTGGAGCACTTTTTGGAGGATGATAGGAAGACTATTCGGGGGAGCAGTCGGGGGAGTAATCGGAAGGAGAATGGAAATGGGAAGTAA